A portion of the Krasilnikovia cinnamomea genome contains these proteins:
- a CDS encoding DUF305 domain-containing protein: MTACGTGSADRQPAGSPTSEAVAADPATTGSATTVRADGPHNDTDVMFLQMMVAHGKQGVELAQLAGARAQREEVRTLAAAVAATQTDEVSMMTSWLRGWSKPVAVDTDPAAHANHGGLPATGPEQIAALKKASKSEFDGRLLNLFIGHQHNAVEMATKEAADGANAETKEFARRVVESRTGQIQQMLTLLNE, encoded by the coding sequence CTGACCGCCTGCGGCACCGGGTCGGCCGACCGGCAGCCCGCCGGGTCGCCGACCAGCGAGGCCGTGGCGGCCGATCCGGCGACGACCGGGTCGGCGACCACGGTGCGCGCCGACGGCCCACACAACGACACCGACGTGATGTTCCTGCAGATGATGGTCGCCCATGGGAAGCAGGGCGTGGAACTGGCGCAGCTCGCCGGTGCCCGGGCGCAGCGGGAGGAGGTCCGGACGCTGGCCGCGGCCGTGGCGGCGACCCAGACCGACGAGGTCAGCATGATGACGTCATGGCTGCGCGGCTGGTCCAAACCGGTCGCCGTGGACACCGACCCGGCGGCGCATGCCAACCACGGTGGCCTGCCCGCGACCGGACCGGAGCAGATCGCGGCGCTGAAGAAGGCCAGCAAGTCCGAATTCGACGGTCGGCTCCTCAACCTCTTCATCGGCCACCAGCACAACGCGGTGGAGATGGCGACGAAGGAGGCCGCGGACGGGGCGAACGCCGAGACCAAGGAGTTCGCCCGCCGCGTCGTGGAGTCCCGTACCGGTCAGATCCAACAGATGTTGACGCTCCTCAACGAGTAG
- a CDS encoding lytic polysaccharide monooxygenase, with protein sequence MAMRRLITYPLAAIAAAGATLAVTGSPASAHGYVSSPPSRQALCAAKAVPDCGPIQFEPQSVEGPKGQRNCNGGLAQFAVLNDDSRNWPAKAVGKTVSFSWALTARHRTSTWEYFIGDKRVAVFDDGNRQPEAVVTHQVDLSAFSGRQTVLAVWNIGDTPMAFYNCVDLNIGGGGSAPAPTTQPTTPPTTAPTTPPQPGTPTQPGTPTQTGSPSKPGGGAAGTWAAGTSYRTGDAVTFAGKRYQCRQGHTALQGWEPSQFTLALWLPL encoded by the coding sequence ATGGCCATGCGCAGACTGATCACCTATCCGCTCGCCGCGATCGCGGCCGCCGGCGCGACGCTCGCCGTCACCGGCTCGCCCGCCTCGGCGCACGGATACGTGTCGTCGCCGCCGAGCCGGCAGGCCCTGTGCGCGGCGAAGGCCGTACCCGACTGCGGCCCGATCCAGTTCGAGCCGCAGAGTGTCGAGGGCCCGAAGGGCCAGCGCAACTGCAACGGCGGGCTCGCCCAGTTCGCGGTGCTCAACGACGACAGCCGTAACTGGCCCGCCAAGGCGGTCGGGAAGACCGTCTCGTTCAGCTGGGCCCTCACCGCGCGCCACCGCACCAGCACCTGGGAGTACTTCATCGGGGACAAGCGGGTCGCGGTCTTCGACGACGGCAACCGGCAGCCGGAGGCGGTCGTGACGCACCAGGTCGACCTGAGCGCGTTCTCCGGGCGGCAGACCGTGCTGGCGGTGTGGAACATCGGTGACACCCCGATGGCGTTCTACAACTGCGTCGACCTCAACATCGGTGGCGGCGGATCCGCGCCCGCGCCGACCACCCAGCCGACGACACCGCCCACCACCGCGCCGACCACGCCGCCCCAGCCCGGCACCCCGACCCAGCCCGGCACCCCGACCCAGACCGGCAGCCCGAGCAAGCCCGGTGGCGGGGCGGCGGGCACCTGGGCCGCGGGGACGAGCTACCGCACCGGAGACGCGGTGACGTTCGCCGGCAAGCGCTACCAGTGCCGGCAGGGACACACCGCCCTGCAGGGCTGGGAGCCGTCGCAGTTCACCCTGGCGCTCTGGTTGCCGCTGTGA
- a CDS encoding sensor histidine kinase — protein MRWALNRLALAITSMVALAFLVPLAVVTRQLAQDRAFGDARQQASAMVAALAVDADPRLLTLAVASTAAGSQRRLAVHLPGLAPIGAAHADPDDVALAARYRRAVTTDAGTGVSYLSPTVIRDGRTAVIEVYVTRADMERGVWRAWLALGAVAVVLVLGSTLVADRLGGRIVRATRRLAGTARELGQGDLSARVVPEGPPELRDAAQAFNTMARDMRRLLAAERELAADLSHRLRTPLTALRLDADAMPPGPLGERMRQACDLLDEELEAIITGARRGAGDRAAESTDLVEVLADRLAFWSVLAEDQQRPWTVVGGDRPVTVPVSRGDLILAVDALLGNVFSHTPEGCGFEVSISDRALIVDDAGPGIADPAAAVRRGSSGAGSTGLGLDIVQRVAVAAGGRLEISRGPLGGARLAVVLSVPEPSGPRAQATVPRPSRPRGLFKKVRTPRRG, from the coding sequence ATGAGGTGGGCGCTCAACCGGCTGGCGCTGGCCATCACGTCGATGGTGGCGTTGGCCTTCCTGGTGCCGTTGGCGGTCGTCACCCGGCAGCTCGCGCAGGACCGCGCGTTCGGCGACGCCCGGCAGCAGGCCAGCGCGATGGTGGCGGCCCTCGCGGTCGATGCCGACCCCAGGCTGCTGACCCTGGCGGTGGCCAGCACCGCCGCCGGAAGCCAGCGGCGGCTGGCGGTACACCTGCCCGGGCTGGCGCCGATCGGCGCGGCGCACGCCGATCCCGATGACGTGGCGCTCGCGGCCCGGTACCGGCGAGCGGTCACCACCGATGCCGGAACGGGCGTGTCGTACCTGTCGCCCACGGTGATCCGCGACGGCCGCACGGCGGTGATCGAGGTGTACGTGACCCGCGCCGACATGGAACGTGGCGTGTGGCGGGCATGGCTGGCGCTCGGCGCGGTGGCGGTGGTTCTGGTCCTCGGATCGACGTTGGTCGCGGACCGGCTCGGCGGCCGCATCGTCCGGGCGACCCGGCGGCTGGCGGGTACGGCGCGCGAACTGGGCCAGGGCGACCTGAGCGCCCGGGTCGTGCCCGAGGGCCCACCCGAGCTGCGTGACGCCGCGCAGGCGTTCAACACGATGGCCCGCGACATGCGCCGGTTGCTCGCCGCCGAGCGGGAACTCGCCGCGGACCTGTCGCACCGGCTGCGTACCCCGTTGACCGCGCTGCGTCTCGACGCCGACGCGATGCCGCCGGGGCCGCTCGGTGAACGGATGCGCCAGGCCTGCGACCTGCTGGACGAGGAGCTGGAGGCGATCATCACCGGGGCGCGCCGGGGCGCGGGCGACCGCGCCGCCGAGTCCACCGACCTGGTCGAGGTGCTGGCCGACCGGCTGGCGTTCTGGTCGGTGCTGGCCGAGGACCAGCAGCGCCCGTGGACGGTCGTGGGCGGCGACCGGCCGGTCACCGTGCCGGTGTCGCGTGGCGACCTGATCCTCGCCGTGGACGCCCTGCTCGGCAACGTCTTCTCGCACACGCCCGAGGGTTGCGGCTTCGAGGTCAGCATCTCCGACCGCGCGCTGATCGTCGACGACGCGGGCCCGGGAATCGCCGACCCGGCCGCCGCCGTGCGGCGCGGGTCGAGTGGGGCCGGCTCCACGGGGCTGGGCCTCGACATCGTGCAGCGGGTGGCGGTGGCCGCCGGGGGACGGCTCGAGATCAGCCGCGGGCCACTCGGCGGGGCCCGGCTGGCGGTCGTGCTGTCGGTACCGGAACCGTCTGGACCCCGGGCGCAGGCCACCGTTCCACGGCCGTCGCGGCCGCGTGGACTCTTCAAAAAGGTACGCACGCCGCGACGCGGATAG
- a CDS encoding response regulator transcription factor: MALILLVEDDRIITAALRRTLTDAGHVVQAVSRAREALDILADHPPTLILLDLGLPDMDGTDALRMIRAVSDVPVVVATARKSENAIIHLLHAGADDYVTKPFSGEHILARIDAVLRRYGSSAADEGSTITVGPLVIARSERSVSMNGEPIKLTRREYDVLTYLAERVGHVVSRQELMTEVWRQPRIGEEQTIDVHLSWLRRKLGETAAEPRMLRTVRGVGVMMVDPG; this comes from the coding sequence ATGGCGTTGATCCTGCTTGTCGAGGACGACCGCATCATCACCGCGGCGCTGCGTCGGACGCTGACCGACGCCGGGCACGTGGTGCAGGCGGTGAGCCGGGCGCGCGAGGCGCTCGACATCCTCGCCGACCACCCGCCCACGCTCATCCTGCTGGATCTGGGCCTGCCCGATATGGACGGTACCGACGCACTGCGCATGATCCGGGCCGTGTCCGACGTGCCGGTCGTGGTGGCCACCGCGCGCAAATCGGAGAACGCCATCATCCACCTGCTCCACGCGGGCGCCGACGACTACGTCACGAAGCCGTTCTCGGGCGAGCACATCCTCGCCCGCATCGACGCCGTGCTCCGCCGGTACGGTAGCAGCGCCGCCGACGAGGGCAGCACGATCACGGTCGGTCCACTCGTGATCGCCCGCAGTGAGCGGAGCGTGTCGATGAACGGCGAACCGATCAAGCTCACCCGCCGCGAGTACGACGTCCTGACGTACCTGGCCGAGCGGGTCGGTCATGTGGTGAGCCGGCAGGAGCTGATGACCGAGGTGTGGCGGCAGCCGCGCATCGGCGAGGAGCAGACCATCGACGTACACCTGTCGTGGCTGCGCCGCAAGCTCGGGGAGACGGCCGCCGAACCGCGGATGCTGCGTACCGTACGCGGCGTCGGCGTGATGATGGTCGACCCGGGCTGA
- a CDS encoding helix-turn-helix domain-containing protein: protein MHQPAPPLATIAAALRRERERAGISLAELARRAGLAKSTLSQLEAGTGNPSIETLWSLGVALGVPFSRLVEPPAPRVRVLRAGEGPRLRAESADFMATLLAAGSTHARRDLYVMELEPGQARQAEAHIPHSVEHVVVAAGRLRAGPVNETVELGPGDYVSFPGDVPHHYEALAPGTWAVLVMEHR, encoded by the coding sequence ATGCACCAGCCCGCCCCTCCGCTGGCGACCATCGCCGCCGCGCTGCGCCGGGAGCGCGAGCGGGCCGGCATCTCCCTGGCCGAGCTGGCCCGCCGCGCCGGCCTGGCCAAGTCCACCCTCTCCCAGCTCGAGGCCGGGACCGGCAACCCGAGCATCGAGACGCTGTGGTCGCTCGGCGTCGCGCTCGGCGTGCCGTTCAGCCGGCTGGTCGAGCCCCCCGCGCCCCGGGTCCGCGTCCTGCGCGCCGGAGAGGGGCCGCGCCTGCGGGCCGAGAGCGCGGACTTCATGGCGACCCTGCTGGCGGCCGGTTCCACCCATGCCCGCCGCGACCTGTACGTCATGGAACTGGAACCGGGGCAGGCGCGGCAGGCCGAGGCGCACATCCCGCACAGCGTCGAACACGTCGTCGTCGCCGCGGGCCGGCTGCGCGCCGGGCCCGTGAACGAGACCGTCGAGCTGGGGCCGGGCGACTATGTGTCGTTCCCCGGCGACGTGCCGCACCACTACGAGGCGCTGGCGCCGGGCACCTGGGCGGTCCTGGTGATGGAACACCGCTAG
- a CDS encoding AzlC family ABC transporter permease has protein sequence MRTSSRTPDRALRRDAAALAAAMVAVGASFGAITIAYGLPVWVPVLMSLIVFAGGSQFLAVGLIAAGNPVAAVLAGLLLNARHLPFGLAVAQAAGPRLRHRLIGSHLMTDEVVAFTLAEQDPARRRRTYWLIGVTLFTSWNAGTALGVWLGGATGDPTVLGLDAAFPAGLIALILPSLRDRDTRLAALAGAGVAVLLTPVLPAGLPVLCALLGLAALIRPRRRRPAGDHPATDPAVRQEAATC, from the coding sequence ATGCGTACGTCAAGCCGAACGCCCGATCGGGCCCTCCGTCGCGACGCCGCTGCCCTCGCCGCCGCCATGGTCGCCGTCGGGGCGTCGTTCGGTGCCATCACCATCGCGTACGGGCTGCCCGTCTGGGTGCCGGTGCTCATGTCGTTGATCGTGTTCGCGGGTGGCTCCCAGTTCCTCGCCGTCGGCCTGATCGCGGCGGGCAACCCGGTCGCGGCCGTGCTGGCCGGGCTGCTGCTCAACGCCCGCCACCTGCCGTTCGGGCTGGCGGTCGCGCAAGCCGCCGGTCCCCGGCTGCGCCACCGGTTGATCGGCAGCCACCTCATGACCGACGAGGTGGTGGCGTTCACGCTGGCCGAGCAGGATCCCGCACGGCGCCGCCGCACCTACTGGCTGATCGGCGTCACGCTGTTCACCTCGTGGAACGCGGGCACCGCCCTGGGCGTGTGGCTCGGCGGCGCCACCGGCGACCCGACCGTACTGGGGCTCGACGCGGCGTTCCCGGCCGGACTGATCGCGCTCATCCTGCCGTCCCTGCGCGATCGCGACACCCGCCTGGCGGCGCTGGCCGGCGCGGGCGTGGCGGTGCTGCTCACGCCCGTTCTGCCCGCCGGGCTGCCGGTGCTGTGCGCGCTGCTGGGCCTGGCCGCCCTGATCCGCCCGCGCCGCCGCAGGCCGGCGGGTGACCATCCCGCGACCGATCCGGCCGTACGTCAGGAGGCGGCCACATGCTGA
- a CDS encoding AzlD domain-containing protein, whose product MLIAAILALAIGTYTMRLAGVLLRERLDLPAGLQRLLPMAAATLLTALAATAALTDGGGFAGVARPAGVAVGAVVAWRRAPFVVVVVAAAATAALLRLAGID is encoded by the coding sequence ATGCTGATCGCCGCCATCCTCGCGCTGGCCATCGGCACCTACACCATGCGGCTGGCCGGAGTTCTGCTGCGCGAGCGCCTCGATCTCCCGGCCGGGTTGCAGCGCCTGTTGCCGATGGCCGCCGCGACCCTGCTCACCGCACTGGCCGCGACGGCCGCGCTGACCGACGGCGGCGGGTTCGCCGGTGTCGCCCGCCCGGCCGGGGTGGCGGTGGGCGCGGTGGTGGCGTGGCGCCGCGCGCCATTCGTCGTGGTCGTGGTCGCGGCGGCCGCCACCGCCGCCCTCCTGCGCCTGGCCGGCATCGACTGA
- a CDS encoding GGDEF domain-containing protein — MGGSALDTEAVSAALLAMEEQLAPDAAAGLAAAAELERRATALGDDGLIRRARLCRANMAVRSGEITGIAREVFDIQQWAAEHGDRILEARAHGMCALIQRLSGDAAKRLEHSLSAVELLDETATVFTQIWHRTRLADALADTGAMDAARQRYRQAEELARRARHWELLNVVHNNWAHYEYQGGDAARAREVIGRMIADADAHGLELDPPTLHTVGEVQTANGEYAAAEQTMLTCITRYEAGQMEAVADLVYYRLTLARARRGLGDLVRAQEILDACRELGAELGMQAILVEVHEEQADLHAARGDHTAAFAELKAFIAARESVRSREREAQAQARQAMFETTEAREQAERFREQARRDPLTGLHNRRYADEELPTLITQDPELTLAIADIDHFKRINDQLSHDTGDQVLIQVAHLLNIGLTAAVPHGFVARLGGEEFLLALPATPLTTATTILDDIRQAIGGHDWHDITGGLPVTVSIGAATADETSPPNQTATLAAADRNLYAAKRDGRNRVIAGTPRERLPRAYRDRDVA; from the coding sequence ATGGGCGGTAGCGCGCTGGATACCGAGGCGGTGTCGGCTGCCCTGCTGGCGATGGAGGAACAGCTCGCCCCGGACGCCGCAGCCGGTCTGGCCGCCGCCGCCGAGCTGGAACGGCGGGCCACCGCGTTGGGTGACGACGGCCTGATCAGGCGCGCCCGGCTCTGCCGGGCCAACATGGCCGTACGCAGCGGCGAGATCACCGGAATCGCCCGGGAGGTCTTCGACATCCAGCAGTGGGCCGCCGAGCACGGCGACCGCATCCTGGAGGCCCGCGCCCACGGCATGTGCGCACTGATCCAGCGGCTGTCCGGCGACGCGGCCAAGCGCCTCGAACACTCGTTGAGCGCGGTCGAACTGCTCGACGAGACCGCCACCGTGTTCACGCAGATCTGGCATCGCACCCGGCTCGCCGACGCGCTGGCCGACACCGGCGCGATGGACGCGGCACGGCAGCGCTACCGGCAGGCCGAGGAGCTGGCCCGCAGAGCGCGGCACTGGGAGCTGCTGAACGTCGTACACAACAACTGGGCGCACTACGAGTACCAGGGCGGCGACGCCGCCCGGGCCCGCGAGGTCATCGGCCGGATGATCGCGGACGCCGACGCGCACGGTCTTGAGCTCGATCCCCCGACCCTGCACACGGTCGGCGAGGTGCAGACCGCCAACGGCGAGTACGCCGCGGCCGAACAGACGATGCTCACCTGCATCACCCGGTACGAGGCCGGGCAGATGGAGGCCGTCGCCGACCTGGTCTACTACCGGCTCACCCTGGCCCGCGCCCGGCGCGGCCTCGGTGACCTGGTCCGCGCGCAGGAGATCCTGGACGCCTGCCGTGAGCTGGGCGCCGAGCTCGGCATGCAGGCGATCCTGGTCGAGGTGCACGAGGAGCAGGCCGACCTGCACGCCGCCCGCGGTGATCACACCGCCGCGTTCGCGGAACTCAAGGCGTTCATCGCCGCCCGGGAGAGTGTGCGCTCACGGGAGCGGGAGGCCCAGGCACAGGCCCGGCAGGCCATGTTCGAAACCACCGAAGCCCGCGAACAAGCCGAACGATTCCGCGAACAGGCCCGCCGCGACCCCCTCACCGGCCTCCACAACCGCCGCTACGCCGACGAGGAACTCCCCACCCTGATCACCCAGGACCCCGAACTCACCCTCGCCATCGCCGACATCGACCACTTCAAACGCATCAACGACCAACTCTCCCACGACACCGGCGACCAGGTCCTCATCCAGGTCGCCCACCTCCTGAACATCGGCCTCACCGCCGCCGTCCCCCACGGATTCGTCGCCCGCCTCGGCGGCGAGGAATTCCTCCTCGCCCTCCCCGCCACCCCCCTCACCACCGCCACCACCATCCTCGACGACATCCGCCAAGCCATCGGCGGACACGACTGGCACGACATCACCGGCGGCCTACCCGTCACCGTCAGCATCGGCGCAGCCACCGCCGACGAAACCTCACCACCCAACCAAACCGCCACCCTCGCCGCCGCCGACCGCAACCTCTACGCCGCCAAACGCGACGGACGCAACCGCGTCATCGCGGGCACCCCACGCGAGCGCCTCCCCCGCGCCTACCGCGACCGCGACGTCGCCTGA
- a CDS encoding glycosyl hydrolase family 28-related protein produces the protein MSKNPKSAQRARRTARALTAAVLPLVAAPFAVASTAFAAESLPDTPYSLAATVAPAPMTVAECQADASCEVNQAVNVSSVENHAGLYKAIARATAKTSPAVLDADGNVITPAKTATVLIPEGTYLLSRPLLLPPNVNLRGSGITRTTLTLDTAYWRNFGFIIRYQDNQNWAGASNLVSDLTVNGNCRIGKGQPDASQPVTRPGEICDFRNPAMTSDPAKDNTGGGISVADNWTVRQVRFTNLEYFKLWINNASNVHVIDNRWDNWGGAESHEEDNIGGGGGAENDNVVIEYNQWDRTIRGNSFDFTNAFNTVIRNNVVRTDNASLMSARKVGDYGSMFLEDVPGAQVTGNLLVGGHIILQSNVRYDHTYDNKDVGNARDTLVANNEIRNSHWAGITAAYEDYTDADGTIGTIGAGNSTGNANDHFMRPGGNNVFRDNLIVNPKLSGILIMGSRDEAKDAPDTVTGNRIVNAGFGGSLSYSTGAGTFDTTGIGTALGVGDKIYNNVIEDNQVRPTTLYGVHLGARKATTTTSGTVLSDPADPTGQSGRNTLVGNIPTLLRTVTSQAVETPTNLVATSNELTWKESTAMAVAPVAGYKVFRNGVQVADMPLGSVSVPGNLLTVNEASLEGGVAADYTAGSKTSVGVYNGAGVRGGYSLALTSATTGQISAATTRMIPVTPGQMYTSVSSYRAVNNNGHRARAGIVWFTADGTMIARMATSNYGSVDNGNGWTTSSYSQAAPANAAFAQVFVAVDETVPGEVHLVDRIGLVAGTNTESFWDPNGTAGARYHVVAYNQLNGEYSATAVLNN, from the coding sequence ATGAGCAAGAACCCCAAGAGCGCCCAGCGCGCTCGGCGTACCGCCCGCGCGCTCACGGCAGCCGTGCTGCCGCTGGTGGCCGCCCCGTTCGCTGTCGCCTCGACCGCGTTCGCCGCCGAGAGCCTGCCCGACACGCCGTACTCCCTGGCGGCCACCGTGGCGCCCGCGCCGATGACCGTGGCGGAGTGCCAGGCGGACGCCTCTTGTGAGGTGAACCAGGCCGTCAACGTGAGCAGCGTGGAGAACCACGCCGGTCTCTACAAGGCGATCGCCCGGGCCACCGCGAAGACCTCGCCGGCCGTGCTGGACGCCGACGGCAACGTCATCACGCCGGCGAAGACCGCGACCGTGCTGATCCCCGAGGGCACCTACCTGCTCAGCCGTCCGCTGTTGCTGCCGCCGAACGTCAACCTGCGCGGCAGCGGCATCACCAGGACCACGCTGACGCTGGACACCGCGTACTGGCGCAACTTCGGGTTCATCATCCGCTACCAGGACAACCAGAACTGGGCGGGTGCCAGCAACCTGGTCTCCGACCTCACGGTCAACGGCAACTGCCGGATCGGCAAGGGTCAGCCGGACGCGAGCCAGCCGGTCACCCGGCCCGGCGAGATCTGCGACTTCCGCAACCCCGCGATGACCAGCGACCCGGCGAAGGACAACACCGGTGGCGGCATCAGCGTCGCGGACAACTGGACGGTCCGCCAGGTGCGCTTCACCAACCTGGAGTACTTCAAGCTCTGGATCAACAACGCCAGCAACGTGCACGTCATCGACAACCGCTGGGACAACTGGGGCGGCGCCGAGTCGCACGAGGAAGACAACATCGGCGGTGGTGGCGGCGCCGAGAACGACAACGTCGTGATCGAGTACAACCAGTGGGACCGCACCATCCGCGGCAACTCGTTCGACTTCACCAACGCCTTCAACACCGTGATCCGCAACAACGTGGTGCGCACCGACAACGCGTCGCTCATGAGCGCCCGCAAGGTCGGCGACTACGGCTCCATGTTCCTGGAGGACGTGCCGGGCGCCCAGGTCACCGGCAACCTGCTCGTCGGCGGCCACATCATCCTGCAGTCGAACGTGCGCTACGACCACACGTACGACAACAAGGACGTCGGCAACGCGCGGGACACGCTCGTGGCGAACAACGAGATCCGCAACTCCCACTGGGCCGGCATCACCGCCGCGTACGAGGACTACACCGACGCGGACGGCACCATCGGCACCATCGGCGCCGGCAACAGCACGGGCAACGCGAACGACCACTTCATGCGTCCCGGCGGCAACAACGTCTTCCGCGACAACCTGATCGTCAACCCGAAGCTGTCCGGCATCCTCATCATGGGCAGCCGTGACGAGGCCAAGGACGCGCCGGACACGGTGACCGGCAACCGGATCGTCAACGCCGGCTTCGGCGGCTCGCTGTCGTACAGCACCGGCGCGGGCACGTTCGACACCACCGGCATCGGCACCGCGCTCGGCGTCGGCGACAAGATCTACAACAACGTGATCGAGGACAACCAGGTCCGCCCGACCACCCTGTACGGCGTGCACCTCGGCGCCCGCAAGGCGACCACCACGACGAGCGGCACGGTCCTGAGCGACCCGGCTGACCCGACCGGCCAGTCGGGCCGGAACACGCTCGTCGGCAACATCCCGACCCTGCTGCGTACGGTCACCTCCCAGGCCGTCGAGACGCCGACCAACCTGGTCGCCACCAGCAACGAGTTGACCTGGAAGGAGTCGACCGCGATGGCGGTGGCCCCGGTCGCCGGGTACAAGGTCTTCCGCAACGGCGTCCAGGTGGCCGACATGCCGCTCGGCAGCGTCTCCGTTCCGGGCAACCTGCTCACCGTCAACGAGGCGAGCCTGGAGGGCGGCGTCGCGGCCGACTACACGGCGGGGTCGAAGACGTCGGTCGGCGTGTACAACGGGGCCGGTGTCCGCGGCGGCTACTCGCTCGCTCTGACGTCCGCCACCACCGGCCAGATCAGCGCCGCCACCACCCGGATGATCCCGGTGACGCCCGGTCAGATGTACACCTCGGTCTCGTCGTACCGGGCGGTCAACAACAACGGGCACCGCGCCCGGGCCGGCATCGTCTGGTTCACCGCCGACGGCACGATGATCGCCCGGATGGCCACCTCGAACTACGGCTCGGTCGACAACGGCAACGGCTGGACGACCAGCTCGTACAGCCAGGCGGCGCCGGCCAACGCGGCCTTCGCGCAGGTCTTCGTGGCGGTCGACGAGACCGTCCCGGGCGAGGTGCACCTGGTGGACCGCATCGGCCTGGTGGCCGGCACCAACACCGAGTCGTTCTGGGACCCGAACGGCACCGCCGGCGCCCGATACCACGTGGTGGCCTACAACCAGCTCAACGGTGAGTACTCGGCGACCGCCGTCCTCAACAACTGA
- a CDS encoding amidase: protein MPDATPTGLLAQARALADGSVTSRLLVQRTLARIAETQPTLNAFRRVRVDAALAEADAADQRLAAGERLPLLGVPVAVKDDIDVAGEATAFGCGGEFSLKTADAEAVRRLRAAGAVVVGKTNTCELGQWPFTEGAAFGATRNPWSPAHTPGGSSGGAAAAVAAGLVPAALGSDGAGSVRIPAAWTHLVGIKPQRGRVSTWPDPEAFQGLTGYGPLARTVADAALLLDVVAGSHPGDRHRPPPVTVLPAVERDPGRLRIALSLRSAFHGGVPRPLDPAVRRAVLDVAEVLARLGHEVVEEDPRYGLIGLTFVPRATAGVRDWARRMPDQALLDRRTRHNVRQGRILGGPVLRLSRAAESRSRRRIGAIFTRFDVVLTPTTATPPPTIGACAALSSWNTDRAIIAACPYAWPWNVLGWPGINVPAGFTPDGLPVGAQLLGPANSEPLLVSLAAQLEDDQRWARHWPGGEVDEPVGRS, encoded by the coding sequence ATGCCCGACGCCACTCCCACCGGTCTCCTCGCCCAGGCCCGCGCCCTGGCCGACGGCAGCGTCACCTCCCGGCTGCTGGTGCAGCGGACCCTCGCCCGTATCGCGGAGACGCAGCCGACGCTCAACGCGTTCCGCCGGGTACGGGTCGACGCGGCGCTGGCCGAGGCGGACGCCGCCGATCAGCGGCTCGCCGCCGGTGAACGACTGCCGCTGCTGGGCGTACCGGTGGCGGTCAAGGACGACATCGACGTGGCGGGGGAGGCGACGGCGTTCGGCTGCGGTGGCGAGTTCTCGCTGAAGACGGCCGACGCCGAGGCGGTACGCCGGTTGCGCGCGGCCGGTGCCGTCGTGGTCGGCAAGACCAACACCTGCGAACTCGGGCAGTGGCCGTTCACCGAGGGGGCGGCCTTCGGCGCCACCCGCAACCCGTGGTCGCCCGCGCACACCCCCGGGGGGTCGTCCGGCGGCGCGGCGGCCGCGGTCGCCGCCGGACTCGTGCCCGCGGCACTCGGCTCCGACGGCGCCGGCTCGGTACGGATCCCGGCCGCCTGGACCCACCTGGTCGGGATCAAGCCGCAACGCGGCCGGGTCTCGACCTGGCCCGATCCGGAGGCGTTCCAGGGCCTCACCGGCTACGGGCCGCTGGCCCGTACGGTCGCCGACGCGGCCCTGCTGCTCGACGTCGTGGCCGGTAGCCATCCCGGGGACCGCCACCGCCCACCGCCGGTGACGGTGCTGCCGGCCGTGGAACGCGACCCGGGCCGGTTGCGCATCGCGCTGTCGCTGCGCAGCGCCTTCCACGGCGGTGTGCCCAGGCCGCTGGACCCGGCGGTGCGGCGTGCCGTCCTGGACGTCGCCGAGGTGCTCGCCCGGCTGGGTCACGAGGTGGTCGAGGAGGATCCCCGCTACGGCCTGATCGGTTTGACCTTCGTGCCCCGGGCGACGGCCGGGGTCCGGGACTGGGCCCGCCGGATGCCGGACCAGGCGCTGCTGGACCGGCGCACGCGGCATAACGTGCGGCAGGGACGGATCCTCGGCGGACCGGTCCTGCGCCTGTCCCGGGCGGCGGAATCACGCTCGCGCCGGCGGATCGGCGCCATCTTCACCCGGTTCGACGTGGTGCTGACGCCGACCACCGCGACCCCGCCGCCCACGATCGGCGCCTGCGCGGCGCTGTCGAGCTGGAACACGGATCGGGCGATCATCGCCGCCTGCCCGTACGCGTGGCCGTGGAACGTCCTGGGGTGGCCGGGGATCAACGTCCCGGCCGGTTTCACCCCGGACGGGTTGCCGGTCGGTGCGCAGCTGCTGGGCCCGGCCAACAGCGAGCCGCTGCTCGTCTCGCTCGCCGCGCAGCTGGAGGACGATCAGCGGTGGGCGCGGCACTGGCCGGGCGGCGAGGTCGACGAGCCGGTCGGGCGGAGCTGA